The Corallococcus caeni genome includes a region encoding these proteins:
- a CDS encoding YlxR family protein, which produces MRRATKRPGTHPMEITASGPVRTCVGCGSRKSQAELTRFVVGPQGGVVADRRRRLPGRGAYLCGAGCLTAALKRKALGRAFRGKAGQVDPSALGQAWE; this is translated from the coding sequence ATGCGCCGCGCAACGAAACGGCCGGGGACACATCCCATGGAAATCACGGCGTCAGGTCCCGTCCGGACCTGCGTCGGGTGCGGGTCGCGCAAGTCACAGGCGGAACTCACCCGGTTCGTGGTAGGTCCCCAGGGCGGCGTGGTGGCGGACAGGCGGCGGAGGCTGCCAGGGCGGGGGGCGTACCTGTGCGGTGCCGGTTGTCTGACGGCAGCGCTCAAGCGTAAGGCGCTGGGCAGGGCCTTCCGGGGCAAGGCGGGGCAGGTCGACCCGTCAGCGCTCGGACAGGCTTGGGAGTGA